Proteins from one Danaus plexippus chromosome 2, MEX_DaPlex, whole genome shotgun sequence genomic window:
- the LOC116765210 gene encoding bublin coiled-coil protein: protein MAGTDDNKPSENGHVESNMEEGIDEDNDENVCEEYDVLDSKLDELNQALDLLEQKNDDIHKRLKDLLQSNRDIRKELKHEVVVTEQDK from the exons ATGGCTGGCACTGATGACAATAAACCGAGTGAAAATGGACACGTAGAATCTAATATGGAAGAAGGGATTGATGAAGATAATGATGAAAATGTTTGTgaag AGTATGATGTTTTGGACTCAAAACTAGATGAGCTCAACCAAGCATTGGATCTGCTGGAACAAAAAAATGATGATATCCATAAGAGATTAAAGGATTTATTACAGTCCAACAGGGACATAAGGAAAGAACTCAAACATGAAGTTGTGGTCACAGAACAAGACAAGTga
- the LOC116765209 gene encoding probable NADH dehydrogenase [ubiquinone] iron-sulfur protein 6, mitochondrial, with the protein MISATRARQFVGSVNSRTISLTIRCITNKTEDVTTHTGQKWESDDYRLARFTLAPKQVNKNWAVNLIAQVPPKEVTERVVWCDGGSGPEGHPRVYINLDKPGNHSCGYCGLRFVKKDHH; encoded by the exons atgatttcagCAACGAGAGCGAGACAATTCGTGGGCTCTGTGAATTCTCGAACAATTTCTTTAACAATCCGTTGCATAACCAATAAAACAGAAGATGTTACCACACATACAGGCCAA AAATGGGAGTCTGATGATTATAGGTTGGCAAGATTTACTCTGGCTCCAAagcaagtaaataaaaattgggcTGTAAATTTGATAGCACAAGTTCCACCAAAGGAGGTAACTGAACGTGTAGTTTGGTGTGATGGCGGCAGTGGTCCAGAAGGCCATCCAAGAGTCTATATTAATTTG gatAAACCTGGCAACCATTCTTGTGGCTACTGTGGACTTCGATTTGTCAAGAAAGATCATCATTAG